The following proteins come from a genomic window of Paenibacillus antri:
- a CDS encoding MFS transporter, which produces MRNYVDSPEMQERLYKRTLRIVVLSQLFGGAGLAAGVTVGALLARDMLGTDSAAGIPSALLTLGSAAAALLVGRLSQRSGRRIGLGTGFLAGGVGALGIVFAAVIQSIPLLFACLLIYGVGSATNLQARYAGTDLAKPGQRAKAVSVALVSTTFGAVAGPNLVGPMGGLATSIGIPALAGPFLLAAAAYMLAGFVFLAFLRPDPFLVAKAIADARAKADRNGVLSEGPSQLPIGNSRGIVVGAAVMILTQIVMVAIMTMTPIHMEHHGFGLSEVGLVIGFHIGAMYLPSLATGVLVDKIGRTAMSIAAGAVLLSAGIVAALAPGHSIASLIAALVLLGLGWNFGLISGTTLIVDATHPSTRAKTQGTIDVAIALAGASGGALSGLVVEHAGFAALSLAGGLLALLLLPIVMWSEAGRRAGARS; this is translated from the coding sequence ATGCGGAATTACGTAGATTCTCCGGAAATGCAGGAGAGGTTATACAAGAGGACGTTGCGGATCGTCGTCCTCTCGCAGCTGTTCGGAGGCGCCGGGCTGGCGGCGGGCGTGACGGTCGGCGCGCTTCTGGCCCGGGATATGCTCGGCACGGACAGCGCCGCGGGCATCCCGTCCGCCTTGCTTACGCTCGGCTCCGCCGCGGCGGCGCTGCTCGTCGGACGGCTCTCGCAACGATCCGGCCGCCGCATCGGGCTTGGAACGGGCTTCCTGGCCGGGGGCGTCGGCGCGCTCGGGATCGTCTTCGCCGCCGTCATTCAGAGCATTCCGTTGTTATTCGCTTGCTTGCTGATTTACGGGGTAGGTTCCGCGACGAACCTGCAAGCGAGGTATGCGGGGACCGACCTGGCGAAGCCCGGGCAGCGGGCGAAGGCGGTCAGCGTCGCATTAGTGTCTACCACGTTCGGCGCCGTCGCGGGGCCGAATCTGGTCGGACCGATGGGAGGCCTCGCGACGTCGATCGGCATCCCGGCGCTCGCGGGTCCGTTCCTTCTTGCCGCCGCGGCTTATATGTTGGCCGGCTTCGTCTTCTTGGCGTTCCTGCGACCGGACCCGTTCCTCGTCGCGAAGGCGATCGCGGACGCCCGGGCGAAGGCCGATCGGAACGGCGTCCTCTCGGAAGGTCCGTCGCAGCTTCCTATCGGCAACAGCAGAGGGATCGTCGTCGGCGCGGCCGTGATGATCCTTACGCAGATCGTCATGGTCGCCATTATGACGATGACGCCGATTCATATGGAGCACCACGGGTTCGGCTTAAGCGAGGTCGGGCTCGTCATCGGGTTCCATATCGGCGCGATGTACCTTCCCTCCCTTGCGACCGGCGTTCTCGTCGACAAGATCGGACGGACGGCGATGTCGATCGCGGCCGGAGCCGTCCTGTTATCCGCCGGGATCGTAGCCGCGCTCGCGCCGGGACATTCGATCGCAAGCCTGATCGCCGCGCTCGTACTGCTTGGGCTCGGGTGGAATTTCGGATTGATCAGCGGCACGACGCTGATCGTCGACGCGACGCATCCGTCTACCCGCGCGAAGACGCAAGGAACGATCGACGTCGCGATCGCTCTGGCCGGGGCGTCGGGCGGCGCATTGTCCGGCCTGGTCGTGGAGCACGCCGGCTTCGCCGCGTTGTCGCTCGCCGGGGGCTTGCTTGCCTTGCTGCTGCTGCCGATCGTGATGTGGTCGGAGGCCGGGAGGAGAGCCGGAGCGCGATCATGA
- a CDS encoding LuxR C-terminal-related transcriptional regulator, with amino-acid sequence MRFFEEREDAFLVGRERERVLFERFLNGDPEVRPVWSVYGTGGVGKSTLLDAFRRQARSHGAAFYLLDSREVGRTGEAFCEALSERMDLHDGRGAANGSPLDRVLERLHEEASHRRVAIAIDTFEEMSLLEGWLRDEFLRRLPSEALVLLSGRHPLRGQWLTSPAWRERTHWLAIDHLERDAVLDYAGKCGLAEPEQGERLWERTQGHGLSLALAVAAERIGGGGPVDLSSGWSSELAALWLKEVPDEELRELVEAASMLRYFNQEVLEHITERRVGASAFSGIAELSFVRKTGNGWRLHDLMRESTRAQLRERAPGKFRKLMERCVLYYATLIRESYRKRDVAAEVGELFYYIGDQNIRAFLNAADEQEYMWEPLSAANLEEGIRYLRRRRDEAKPVTRRGVDPATGELLELTLAKEEALYSIAGLDLAELAELGPHTVQLMKGTDGTVCGLSAMISIGADTLDYLERDPFSGPYFRSLTPAEREALAVPGPDPAGWFIRSIDILDWNDSSMLLEAGSQMYNYMCAGKLFVTSPPPLEMFRESHLGLGFRLLPNVTHCAYDGKTPAPAFALDTRGEKLEAFLAAMLRRIGVDLEPARGAAPGDPTRSPEERERRLAALGLTEREREVAQLAIDGCSNADIAARLFVTEITVKKHLSSVYAKTQVKNRGQLIKAILQ; translated from the coding sequence CTCGTCGGACGGGAGCGCGAGAGGGTGCTGTTCGAGCGGTTTCTGAACGGCGACCCCGAGGTTCGGCCCGTGTGGAGCGTGTACGGGACCGGAGGCGTCGGCAAGAGCACCCTGCTGGACGCGTTCCGCAGGCAAGCGCGAAGTCATGGGGCCGCGTTCTACCTGTTGGACAGCCGCGAAGTCGGCCGGACCGGGGAGGCGTTCTGCGAAGCGCTGTCGGAGCGCATGGACCTTCATGACGGAAGAGGCGCAGCGAACGGTTCTCCGTTGGACCGCGTTCTCGAACGATTGCATGAGGAGGCGTCGCATCGCCGGGTCGCGATCGCGATCGATACTTTCGAGGAAATGAGCCTCTTGGAAGGCTGGCTTCGGGACGAGTTTCTGCGTCGGCTGCCTTCCGAAGCGCTCGTCCTGCTGTCGGGCCGGCATCCGCTTAGAGGCCAATGGCTGACGTCGCCGGCTTGGCGGGAGCGCACGCATTGGCTTGCGATCGACCATTTGGAGCGGGACGCCGTATTGGACTATGCGGGGAAGTGCGGCCTCGCCGAACCGGAGCAGGGGGAACGTCTCTGGGAGCGTACGCAAGGTCACGGTCTCTCGCTCGCCTTGGCCGTTGCGGCGGAGCGGATCGGCGGCGGCGGGCCCGTCGACTTGTCCTCGGGCTGGTCTTCGGAGCTGGCCGCGCTCTGGCTGAAGGAGGTGCCGGACGAAGAGCTTCGGGAGTTGGTGGAGGCGGCTTCGATGCTGCGGTATTTCAATCAAGAGGTGCTGGAGCATATTACGGAGCGCCGCGTCGGCGCGTCCGCCTTCTCCGGCATCGCGGAGTTGAGCTTCGTTCGGAAAACCGGGAACGGCTGGCGATTGCACGACTTGATGAGGGAATCGACGCGGGCGCAGCTCAGGGAACGGGCGCCGGGAAAATTCCGGAAGCTCATGGAACGCTGCGTCCTCTATTACGCGACGCTCATCCGAGAGTCTTACCGGAAGCGGGACGTCGCCGCCGAAGTGGGAGAACTGTTTTATTATATCGGCGATCAGAACATTCGGGCGTTCTTGAATGCCGCGGATGAGCAGGAATATATGTGGGAGCCGCTGTCGGCGGCCAACCTGGAGGAGGGCATTCGCTACCTGCGGCGGCGCCGGGACGAAGCGAAGCCGGTCACCCGCAGGGGCGTCGATCCGGCTACGGGAGAGCTGCTGGAGCTTACGCTCGCGAAGGAGGAGGCGTTGTACTCGATCGCCGGGCTCGATTTGGCGGAATTGGCCGAGCTAGGGCCGCATACCGTTCAACTGATGAAGGGAACCGACGGCACCGTCTGCGGCTTGTCCGCGATGATTTCGATCGGGGCGGATACGCTTGATTATTTGGAGAGGGATCCGTTCTCGGGTCCGTATTTTCGAAGCTTGACGCCCGCCGAACGCGAAGCGCTCGCCGTTCCGGGCCCGGATCCGGCCGGGTGGTTCATCCGGAGCATCGATATTCTGGATTGGAACGATTCTTCCATGCTCCTAGAGGCCGGATCGCAAATGTACAACTACATGTGCGCCGGCAAGCTGTTCGTCACCTCTCCGCCCCCGCTGGAGATGTTTCGCGAGTCGCATCTGGGTCTCGGCTTTCGGCTGCTGCCGAACGTCACGCATTGCGCTTACGACGGGAAGACGCCTGCGCCCGCGTTCGCGCTCGACACCCGGGGGGAGAAGCTGGAGGCGTTCTTGGCCGCGATGCTTCGCCGCATCGGCGTCGATCTGGAGCCGGCTCGGGGCGCCGCGCCGGGAGACCCGACGCGTTCGCCGGAAGAGCGGGAGCGTCGGCTCGCCGCGCTCGGGCTGACCGAGCGCGAGCGCGAGGTGGCGCAGCTCGCCATCGACGGCTGTTCGAACGCCGACATCGCGGCGCGCTTGTTCGTCACCGAAATTACGGTGAAGAAGCACTTAAGCTCGGTGTATGCGAAGACGCAAGTCAAGAACCGCGGTCAATTGATTAAGGCCATCTTGCAATGA